In Streptomyces sp. HUAS ZL42, the DNA window CCGCCGGCATCCGCCCGTGCTCGGATGAGGCGTGGACGGCTCCGGGCATTGGGCCCAGGCCGTGCATGCCGAGCAGGCCCAGCAGCAGCGCGCACACGAGCAGCCCGAAGGACCGCAACGCCGAGTGCGGTCGAGCGAGCTGTCCCAGGCGGATCACGGCCTCATCCTAGGCATGGATCACGGTCCTCCTGCATGACGGAGGTCACCGCAGTAGGCGCGACGAGGCGGGCTACGAGCCCACTGGCCGACCATGACCCCGCGCCTTCGCCCCCGAAACGTGACAGGTCAGCCGTCTACTATGGCCTTGCGTATTCGGTGGCGAAAAGGAGTCAGGGCCATGCGGCGACTGGGGGATCTGGAGGCGGAAATCATGGACCGCCTGTGGACGTGGAACCGTCCGGCGACGGTGCGCGAGATAGTCGACGACATCAACAAGACCCGCCCCCTCGCCTACACCACGGTGATGACCGTCACCAACATCCTCTACACCAAGGGCTGGCTGCTCCGCGGCAAGCAGGGCCGCGCCTGGCTGTACTCACCGGTCCGCAGTCGCGAGGCGTACGCCGCCGCACTCATGGAGGACGGCTTGGGAGAGAGCAAGGACCGTCCCACAGCGCTGGTCCACTTCGTCGAGAACATGTCACAGGAAGAGCTCACTGCGTTGCGCAAGGCCCTGCGGAACGTGAGTCGACAGGGCAAGGCGGACTCGTGAACGCCACCCCGGCGCTGGTGGGCTACACCGCAGCGGTGGGCTTCGTCGCCCCGAGCCTGCTGCTGCGCAGCAACTGGCCGCACCAGGCCCCTGCGCTGGCGGCTGCCGTGTGGCACGCCCTGGCAGTGTCGTTCTCGATCGCGGCCGCGCTCACCGCGGCCAGCGTGGTCATGCCGACCGAGCATCTGCACACGGGCCTCGCGGACCTGCTCCACACCTGCGGGCTGGACGTGTGGGCGGGACAGCCCACGTCCGACACGGCGTACCGGCCGGCGGGCGCAGTCCCGGTGGCCATCGGGACCGCCCTCGTCGCCAGTTTCACCTTTCACGTCGTACGAGCCCGCCGCGCACGGAATCAGCACCGGGCGGCCGTCGACCTGGTGGGCCGGCACTCGACCCGCCTCTGCGCCACGGTACTCCCGTACGGGATCCCTGCCGCGTACTGTCTGCCGGGCCGCCGGGCCCGGATCGTGATCAGCGACGCGGCGGTACGCCAACTGACGCCCGATCAACTCGCCGCCGTACTGGAGCACGAGCAGGCGCACATCACGGGCCGGCACCATCTGATCCTGGCCGCCGTGGAGGCCTTCCACTCGGTGTTCCGGTGGGTGCCGCTGGCCCGCCACGCACGCGAGCAGACCACACTGCTGCTGGAGATGGTCGCGGACGACCGTGCGCTGCGCCGCCACTCCCACGAGGTGCTGGCCACCGCGATATACGAGATGGCCGCGGCCCGAGCCCCGAAGGGGACCCTGGCCGCGGGTGGCCACACCGTACTCATCCGCCTGAAGCGAGTCCTCGCCCCCCGCAAGGCTCCGCACCCCGCTGTGTGGGGCTCCGTCGCCGCCCTGACCCTGGCGGTTCCACTGCTGCCACTGCTCGTGGCCTGTCCGCCGGGTCTCGGCTGACCTGATGCCAGTGAGACCGGTGCGACTCGGACTGGCTTGCGACGCCTACTACGAAGCTACTAAGTTCTCACCCATTCGATGAATACGGCGCTGAGTGCCGGGGCTCGCGCCCCGGTCTTGGGTCCACGGAGACGGTGCCGAAGCTGACTGGTGCCGACTCGACGGCCAAGCCCGTCACCCGGTCCACAGACGCGCAAAGGAGTCGCCCCCGCATGGGAACGCACCGCCGGCCGAAGCCGCCCAGCCGTGCCCGAATCGCCACGCTCGGGGTGGCCGCTGGTGCGGTCAGTCTCCTCCCGAGCCAGAGCCAGGCGGCCCCAAAACCCTCGGTGGACGAGGTGCGCAAGCAGGTGGAGAAGCTCTACGAGGAGGCAGAGGCTCCCACCGAGGAGTACAACGGCATCCTCGAGAAGCAGCAAAAGCTCCAGCGCGAAGTGGACGGCGCGCAGGACCGCTTGGCCCGCATGCAGCACGAGATCAACGAACTGCGCGAGAAGATAGGCCCGTTGGCCGCGGCGCAGTACCGCAGCGGCGCCATCGACCCGAGCGTGCAGCTCTTTCTCGCCGGCGACCCGGACGACTACCTCGACAAGGCCCAGGCACTCGGCCGCACGAGTGACCGACAGGCCGAAGCCCTGCGAGCGCTGCAGAGCAAGCAGCGGGAACTCGCCCAGGAACGCGCGGGCGCCGCGACGCGGCTGAAGTCCCTGGAGGAGGCGCGGGCCAGGGCCAAGGAGAAGAAGGACGAAGTCCAAGCCAAGCTCACGAAGGCGCGCAAGCTCCTGAACAGCCTCACCGCCACCCAGCGCGCCAAGATGGCGGCGGACCAGAAGAGCGAGGATGCCGCCGCGGGCACCAGCGACGCCCCGGCCACCTACAACGGCCCCGCCGGCGGCCGCGCCAAGACCGCCATCGACTTCGCTTACGCCCAGCTCGGCAAGCCCTACGAGTGGGGGTCCACGGGGCCCGACTCCTACGACTGCTCGGGTCTGGTGGGTGCGGCCTGGCGCGCGGCGGGCGTCTCACTGCCCCGCACCGTGAAGCAGATGTACGACGCCGGCCGCAAGGTGGCGCAGTCGGACCTGCAACCCGGCGACATCATCTACTGGTACAACGACAGCCAGCACAACGGCATCTACATCGGCGACGGCAAGGCGATCCACGCCCCCCGCACCGGCAAGAACATCGAGATCACCCCCGTGAGCTACATGCCGTTCTACGCTGCGACCAGGCCCTGATCACAAACCCCGCACCATCAAGGAACTTCTTTTGACCGCACGCCCGATCCCCCGCGCCCTGATCGCCACCGTCGGGACCACGCTCGCTTCTCTGGTCCTCGCCGCCTGCGGCAGCGGAGTAGCCGACACGGGCGAGGAGGCATCGACGTCGTCCGAAACCCTGTCCCACGTGCACGGCCTGGGCGTCGACCCGGCCGACGGACGTGTGTACGTCGCGACCCACCAGGGCCTGTACACGGTCGCCAGGGGCCAGAAACCGAAGCTCGTCGGCGACCGCAAGGACGACTTCATGGGCTTCACCGTGACCGGCGAGAAGACGTTCATCGCCAGTGGGCACGGCGCCCCCGGCACCGACCGTCCGGGCAACGTGGGTCTCATCGAGACCAAGGACGCGGGCCGCACGTGGACGTCCCGGTCGCTGTCGGGAGAGGCCGACTTCCATTCCCTCGACTCGGCCAGGGGCACCGTCTATGGATACGAGGGTGGCCGGATCCGCATCAGCACTGACCTCAAGAACTGGGACGATGGGGCGACCCTGGAGGCCCTCGATCTCGCGGTGAGTCCCGCCGGCGACAAACTGCTGGCCACCACGGCGAAAGGCGTCGTCACCAGCACCGACGGCGGCCGCACCTTCAGCGACGGTTCCGGACAGGTTCAGGCGTTCCTGTCCTGGCCCGCCGAGAAGTC includes these proteins:
- a CDS encoding F510_1955 family glycosylhydrolase, with the translated sequence MTARPIPRALIATVGTTLASLVLAACGSGVADTGEEASTSSETLSHVHGLGVDPADGRVYVATHQGLYTVARGQKPKLVGDRKDDFMGFTVTGEKTFIASGHGAPGTDRPGNVGLIETKDAGRTWTSRSLSGEADFHSLDSARGTVYGYEGGRIRISTDLKNWDDGATLEALDLAVSPAGDKLLATTAKGVVTSTDGGRTFSDGSGQVQAFLSWPAEKSLFGIDTSGKLSSSMDGGTTWKQLTTVPGGRPQALTAVDADHILAATMTGVYESRDGGKTFAQLAPLAS
- a CDS encoding M56 family metallopeptidase; translated protein: MNATPALVGYTAAVGFVAPSLLLRSNWPHQAPALAAAVWHALAVSFSIAAALTAASVVMPTEHLHTGLADLLHTCGLDVWAGQPTSDTAYRPAGAVPVAIGTALVASFTFHVVRARRARNQHRAAVDLVGRHSTRLCATVLPYGIPAAYCLPGRRARIVISDAAVRQLTPDQLAAVLEHEQAHITGRHHLILAAVEAFHSVFRWVPLARHAREQTTLLLEMVADDRALRRHSHEVLATAIYEMAAARAPKGTLAAGGHTVLIRLKRVLAPRKAPHPAVWGSVAALTLAVPLLPLLVACPPGLG
- a CDS encoding NlpC/P60 family protein — its product is MGTHRRPKPPSRARIATLGVAAGAVSLLPSQSQAAPKPSVDEVRKQVEKLYEEAEAPTEEYNGILEKQQKLQREVDGAQDRLARMQHEINELREKIGPLAAAQYRSGAIDPSVQLFLAGDPDDYLDKAQALGRTSDRQAEALRALQSKQRELAQERAGAATRLKSLEEARARAKEKKDEVQAKLTKARKLLNSLTATQRAKMAADQKSEDAAAGTSDAPATYNGPAGGRAKTAIDFAYAQLGKPYEWGSTGPDSYDCSGLVGAAWRAAGVSLPRTVKQMYDAGRKVAQSDLQPGDIIYWYNDSQHNGIYIGDGKAIHAPRTGKNIEITPVSYMPFYAATRP
- a CDS encoding BlaI/MecI/CopY family transcriptional regulator; amino-acid sequence: MRRLGDLEAEIMDRLWTWNRPATVREIVDDINKTRPLAYTTVMTVTNILYTKGWLLRGKQGRAWLYSPVRSREAYAAALMEDGLGESKDRPTALVHFVENMSQEELTALRKALRNVSRQGKADS